A genome region from Paradevosia shaoguanensis includes the following:
- the polA gene encoding DNA polymerase I, with translation MHLLLVDGSSYVFRAFHALPPLNRKSDNLPVGCVQGFCNMLFKLTEDLKGDDQPTHMAVIFDHSAKTFRDDIYADYKAHRPPPPEELVPQFPLTRSATRAFSIPSIEMEGWEADDIIATYACMARDAGGKVTIVSSDKDLMQLVEPNGSIRMLDTIPRPGQPPLRWIGVDEVFTKFGVTPDKVIDVQALCGDAVDNVPGVPGIGVKTAAELINTYGDLETLLSRAEEIKQPARRQKLIDNAELARISKQLVTLSREVPVELGLDALVRVPIEPGALFPFLKAMEFNTITKRLAGILEADPDAWEADPALAAKPVEAMGFDNAAKAEARAARLEASGRAEAALVAHAADVHERVRAIPLDHAKYEIIRDAEQLRKWIEAIYAAGHVAVDVETTGLDNQTADLVGVCLSTAPGNGAYLPLDHRTGADLLGGGRVEGQMPMADALALLKPMLEDRSILKIGHNFKYDLGILARYGIVTAPIDDTLLLSYTLDGPRFNTMSELTSHWLGHGGIPIKDLIGTGKSQKTFAEVDIEAAARYGGEDADLTMRLWTLLKPRLPAENMSVVYETLERPLAPVLARMEGRGISVDRQILSRLSGDFAQRAAAFEAEAQALAGQPFNLGSPKQLGDILFGVMGLPGGTKTKTGQWATGADVLDELALQGVPLAKAVLEWRQLTKLMGTYTDALPSYINERTGRVHTSYSQASVLTGRLSSNDPNLQNIPVRTEDGRKIRTAFVASPGKILISADYSQIELRVLAHIADIQALKDAFEEGLDIHAMTASEMFGVPVEGMPSEVRRRAKAINFGIIYGISAFGLSNQLGIGRAEAGDYIETYFKRFPGIRDYMDEMRRRVKADGFVETIFGRKVQFPNANSKHPAERAFVERASINAPIQGSAADIIRRAMVKMEPALKKAGIEADMLLQVHDELIFEVDKGAEDKAMPVIAGIMESSAEPAVRLSVPLKVDAHAAHNWDEAH, from the coding sequence ATGCACCTGCTGCTCGTCGACGGCTCGTCCTATGTTTTCCGCGCGTTCCACGCGCTGCCGCCGCTCAACCGCAAGTCGGACAACCTGCCCGTGGGGTGCGTGCAGGGCTTCTGCAACATGCTGTTCAAGCTGACGGAAGACCTCAAGGGCGACGACCAGCCGACGCATATGGCGGTGATCTTCGATCATTCGGCCAAGACGTTTCGCGATGACATCTATGCCGATTACAAGGCGCACCGGCCGCCGCCGCCCGAAGAACTGGTGCCGCAGTTTCCGCTGACGCGCTCGGCGACGCGGGCGTTCTCCATTCCCTCCATCGAAATGGAAGGCTGGGAGGCCGACGACATCATCGCCACCTATGCCTGCATGGCGCGCGATGCCGGCGGCAAGGTGACGATCGTGTCCTCGGACAAGGACCTGATGCAGCTGGTCGAGCCCAATGGCTCGATCCGCATGCTCGACACCATTCCCCGCCCCGGCCAGCCGCCGCTGCGCTGGATCGGGGTGGACGAGGTGTTCACCAAGTTCGGCGTGACGCCGGACAAGGTCATCGACGTCCAGGCGCTGTGCGGCGACGCCGTCGACAACGTGCCGGGCGTGCCGGGGATCGGCGTCAAGACGGCAGCCGAGCTCATCAATACCTATGGCGACCTCGAAACCCTGCTTTCGCGGGCCGAAGAGATCAAGCAGCCGGCGCGGCGGCAGAAGCTCATCGACAATGCCGAGCTGGCGCGGATTTCCAAGCAATTGGTGACGCTCTCGCGCGAAGTGCCGGTGGAACTGGGGCTCGACGCGCTGGTGCGCGTGCCCATCGAGCCGGGGGCGCTGTTCCCCTTCCTCAAGGCGATGGAATTCAACACCATCACCAAGCGGCTTGCCGGCATCCTCGAAGCCGACCCCGACGCCTGGGAGGCCGATCCGGCGCTGGCGGCCAAGCCCGTCGAAGCCATGGGCTTTGACAACGCGGCCAAGGCCGAGGCGCGTGCGGCGCGGCTGGAAGCTTCGGGCCGGGCGGAAGCGGCGCTGGTCGCCCATGCAGCGGATGTGCATGAGCGCGTGCGGGCCATTCCGCTCGACCACGCCAAATACGAGATCATCCGCGATGCCGAGCAGCTGCGCAAATGGATCGAGGCGATCTATGCGGCCGGGCATGTGGCCGTGGATGTGGAAACCACCGGGCTCGACAACCAGACGGCGGACCTTGTCGGCGTGTGCCTCTCGACGGCGCCGGGCAATGGCGCCTATCTGCCGCTCGACCATCGTACGGGCGCCGACCTGCTCGGGGGCGGGCGTGTCGAAGGGCAGATGCCGATGGCGGATGCGCTGGCGCTCCTCAAGCCCATGCTGGAGGACCGCTCGATCCTCAAGATCGGGCACAATTTCAAGTATGACCTCGGGATCCTCGCGCGTTACGGCATCGTGACGGCGCCGATCGATGACACGCTGCTCTTGAGCTATACGCTGGACGGGCCGCGCTTCAACACCATGAGCGAGCTCACCTCGCACTGGCTGGGGCATGGCGGCATTCCGATCAAGGACCTGATCGGCACCGGCAAATCGCAGAAGACCTTTGCGGAAGTCGATATCGAGGCGGCGGCCCGCTATGGCGGGGAGGATGCCGACCTCACCATGCGGCTCTGGACGCTGCTCAAGCCGCGCCTGCCGGCCGAGAACATGAGTGTGGTCTACGAGACGCTGGAGCGTCCGCTGGCGCCGGTGCTGGCGCGGATGGAAGGGCGCGGCATTTCGGTGGATCGGCAGATCCTCTCGCGGCTTTCGGGCGATTTCGCCCAGCGCGCGGCGGCGTTCGAGGCGGAGGCGCAGGCCCTGGCCGGGCAGCCGTTCAACCTGGGCTCGCCAAAGCAGCTCGGCGATATCCTGTTCGGGGTCATGGGGCTGCCCGGCGGCACCAAGACCAAGACCGGGCAATGGGCGACGGGCGCCGACGTGCTCGATGAATTGGCGTTGCAGGGCGTGCCGCTGGCCAAAGCGGTGCTCGAATGGCGCCAGCTCACCAAGCTCATGGGCACCTATACGGATGCCCTGCCCAGCTACATCAACGAGCGCACGGGGCGCGTGCATACGAGCTACAGCCAGGCCTCGGTGCTGACGGGGCGGCTGTCCTCGAACGATCCGAACCTGCAGAACATTCCGGTGCGCACCGAGGATGGCCGCAAGATCCGCACGGCGTTCGTGGCGAGCCCGGGAAAGATCCTGATCTCGGCGGATTACAGCCAGATCGAACTGCGCGTGCTGGCCCATATCGCCGATATCCAGGCGCTCAAGGATGCGTTCGAGGAAGGGCTCGACATTCACGCCATGACGGCGTCCGAAATGTTCGGGGTGCCGGTGGAGGGCATGCCGTCCGAAGTGCGGCGGCGGGCCAAGGCCATCAATTTCGGCATCATCTACGGCATTTCCGCCTTCGGGCTTTCCAACCAGCTCGGCATCGGGCGGGCGGAAGCGGGCGACTATATCGAAACCTATTTCAAGCGCTTCCCAGGCATCCGCGACTACATGGACGAGATGCGCCGGCGCGTGAAGGCGGACGGGTTCGTGGAAACCATTTTCGGGCGCAAGGTGCAGTTCCCCAACGCCAATTCCAAGCACCCGGCCGAACGCGCCTTCGTCGAACGCGCCTCGATCAACGCCCCCATCCAGGGCTCGGCCGCCGACATCATCCGCCGCGCCATGGTCAAGATGGAGCCGGCGCTGAAAAAGGCCGGCATCGAGGCTGACATGCTGCTGCAGGTCCACGACGAACTGATTTTCGAGGTCGACAAGGGCGCGGAGGACAAGGCGATGCCGGTGATCGCGGGGATCATGGAAAGTTCAGCGGAACCGGCCGTGAGATTGTCTGTGCCGCTGAAGGTGGATGCACATGCGGCGCATAATTGGGATGAGGCGCATTAG
- a CDS encoding LacI family transcriptional regulator, translating into MPPSGKPTLRTIAEMTGLAVTTISRALNNAPELSQETRERVQKIAAEIGYLPDRAALRLKTGRTHVISLILDPHDEILGFGQSMVNGLTAALRGTAYHLVITPNFVGDSPLDPIRHIMRNRMADGIIFSRTEPQDARVKLCLDQNFAFVSHGRTELPVAHPYVDYDNYAFAYAAARRLISKGRRKLTIILPPTKFTFGNHLRGGFLAAVKEGGVAHEIDDGLTLDNAAEDIRTRVIARLGKPGAPDGFICSGDAAALAVMAGITDAGKSIGQDIDVVAKQTSGIFSLVRPKVDAIYEDTALAGEQMGKLLLRRIAGEPAEDLQWLDKPRVDWR; encoded by the coding sequence ATGCCGCCCTCAGGCAAGCCCACGCTGCGCACCATAGCCGAAATGACCGGGCTCGCCGTCACCACCATTTCGCGCGCCCTCAACAATGCTCCCGAGCTCAGCCAGGAAACCCGCGAGCGCGTCCAGAAGATCGCGGCCGAAATCGGCTATCTCCCTGATCGCGCCGCGCTGCGCCTCAAGACCGGGCGCACCCACGTCATTTCGCTGATCCTCGATCCGCATGACGAAATCCTGGGGTTCGGCCAATCCATGGTCAACGGTCTCACCGCGGCCTTGCGCGGCACGGCCTATCACCTGGTCATCACGCCCAATTTCGTCGGCGACAGCCCGCTCGATCCCATCCGCCACATCATGCGCAACCGCATGGCCGATGGCATCATCTTCTCGCGCACGGAACCTCAGGATGCGCGGGTAAAGCTCTGCCTCGACCAGAATTTTGCCTTCGTCTCGCACGGCCGCACCGAGCTGCCCGTGGCGCATCCCTATGTCGATTACGACAATTACGCCTTCGCCTATGCGGCGGCCAGGCGCCTCATCTCCAAGGGCCGGCGCAAGCTCACCATCATCCTGCCGCCCACAAAGTTCACCTTCGGCAACCATTTGCGCGGCGGGTTCCTGGCGGCGGTCAAGGAGGGCGGCGTCGCTCATGAGATCGATGACGGCCTGACGCTGGACAACGCCGCCGAAGACATCCGCACCCGCGTCATCGCCCGCCTCGGCAAACCCGGCGCCCCCGACGGCTTCATCTGCTCCGGCGACGCCGCCGCCCTCGCCGTCATGGCCGGCATCACCGACGCCGGCAAATCCATCGGCCAGGACATCGACGTCGTTGCTAAGCAGACCTCCGGCATCTTCTCCCTGGTCCGCCCGAAAGTAGACGCCATCTACGAAGACACCGCCCTCGCCGGCGAGCAGATGGGAAAGTTGCTGCTGCGGCGCATAGCGGGCGAGCCGGCAGAGGATCTGCAATGGCTGGATAAGCCGCGGGTGGATTGGCGGTAA
- a CDS encoding FGGY-family carbohydrate kinase: MSGKRFIGVIDIGKTNAKFAVVDLETRSEVAVRKTPNTVLRDGLYPHFDIDALWQFLSAAIAELDAKHPLEALSVTTHGACAALVDENGDLALPVLDYEYAGPDEFDAEYAAIRPPFATSFTPPLPGGLNLGKQLFWQAKKFPEAFARTQWILPYPQYWSFRLTGVAASEITSLGCHTDLWNFETDLYSDLVVRQGWLDKMPEVLPAFDPLGPIKPELAAELGVRPGLPVYSGIHDSNASLLPHLLSRTPPFAVVSTGTWVIVAAPGGDLMHLDAHRDCLANIDAFGKPVPSARFMGGREFSLLTEGREANPSDETMQRVIDDAIMLLPSVVEGSGPFPQRKARWTHPREALDDETAFAVVSFYLALMTAECLALAGAEGDIVVEGPFAANHAYLRMLESAACRPVIASQGSATGTAIGAAMLARMEDGHEIENRELNADPDMTRYAWRWRQALNS, encoded by the coding sequence GTGAGCGGCAAACGGTTCATCGGCGTCATCGATATCGGCAAGACCAACGCGAAATTCGCGGTGGTCGATCTCGAAACACGCTCCGAAGTCGCCGTCCGCAAGACGCCCAATACCGTCCTGCGCGATGGCCTCTATCCCCATTTCGACATCGATGCGCTCTGGCAATTCCTCTCCGCCGCAATCGCCGAGCTCGATGCCAAGCACCCGCTCGAGGCCCTGAGCGTCACCACCCACGGCGCCTGCGCGGCGCTGGTCGATGAAAATGGCGACCTGGCCTTACCGGTCCTCGATTACGAATATGCCGGCCCCGACGAGTTCGACGCCGAATACGCCGCCATCCGCCCGCCCTTCGCAACGAGCTTCACGCCCCCGCTCCCCGGTGGCCTGAACCTCGGTAAACAGCTCTTCTGGCAGGCGAAAAAATTCCCCGAGGCCTTCGCCCGCACCCAGTGGATCCTGCCCTATCCGCAATATTGGAGCTTTCGTCTCACCGGCGTCGCCGCTTCCGAAATCACCTCGCTCGGCTGCCACACCGATCTCTGGAATTTCGAGACCGATCTCTATTCCGATCTCGTCGTCCGCCAGGGCTGGCTCGACAAGATGCCCGAAGTCCTCCCCGCCTTCGATCCCTTGGGCCCCATCAAGCCCGAACTCGCAGCCGAACTGGGCGTCCGCCCCGGCCTGCCGGTCTACTCAGGCATTCACGATTCCAACGCCTCGCTGCTGCCGCACCTGCTCTCGCGCACGCCGCCCTTTGCCGTGGTCTCCACCGGCACCTGGGTCATCGTCGCGGCGCCGGGCGGCGACCTCATGCACCTTGATGCCCACCGCGATTGCCTCGCTAATATCGATGCCTTCGGCAAGCCGGTGCCCTCGGCCCGCTTCATGGGCGGCCGCGAATTCTCGCTTTTGACCGAAGGCCGCGAGGCGAACCCATCGGACGAAACCATGCAGCGCGTCATCGACGACGCCATCATGCTGCTACCCTCTGTCGTCGAGGGCTCCGGCCCCTTTCCGCAGCGCAAGGCGCGCTGGACGCATCCGCGCGAGGCGCTGGATGACGAGACGGCTTTTGCCGTGGTGTCGTTCTATCTGGCTTTGATGACCGCCGAATGCCTGGCTCTGGCGGGGGCGGAGGGCGATATCGTGGTCGAAGGGCCGTTCGCGGCCAACCACGCCTATTTGCGCATGCTGGAATCGGCAGCGTGCCGGCCGGTCATCGCCAGCCAGGGCAGTGCGACCGGTACCGCCATCGGCGCTGCCATGCTGGCGCGGATGGAGGACGGGCACGAAATCGAGAACAGGGAACTCAACGCCGATCCGGACATGACCCGTTACGCCTGGCGCTGGCGCCAGGCCCTCAATTCATAG
- a CDS encoding ABC transporter permease, with the protein MTETPTPRHIPNRLDSPLRSALFSWEALLILVAIAIFIVNSFASPYFLNAWSLSDLTFNFTEKALIALAMALLIIAGEIDLSVAAIIALASTMMGLALQVGVDTPGLVAIGIATGLVCGAFNGFLVTGLKLPSIVVTIGTMSLFRGLSFIILGDQAFKGYPESFAFFGQGYVWWVVSFELVLFLVCALLYYFLLHRTNFGRRVFAIGNNPVASRFSGVRVDRIRFTLFCLTGLMSGIASVLLTSRLGSTRPSIAQGWELEVITMVVLGGVNILGGSGSILGVVIAAFIMGLVTFGLGLLNVPGIVMSIFIGALLILVIALPIVYGMLKRSRA; encoded by the coding sequence GTGACCGAAACCCCAACCCCCCGCCACATCCCCAACCGCCTCGACTCCCCGCTGCGCTCGGCCCTTTTCTCCTGGGAAGCGCTGCTGATCCTGGTGGCCATCGCCATCTTCATCGTCAACTCCTTCGCCTCGCCCTATTTCCTCAACGCCTGGAGCCTTTCGGACCTCACCTTCAACTTCACCGAAAAGGCCCTCATAGCGCTGGCCATGGCGCTGCTCATCATCGCCGGCGAGATCGATCTCTCCGTCGCCGCCATCATCGCGCTCGCCTCCACCATGATGGGCCTGGCCTTGCAGGTCGGCGTCGATACGCCCGGCCTCGTCGCCATCGGCATTGCCACGGGCCTCGTCTGCGGCGCCTTCAACGGCTTCCTGGTCACCGGGCTCAAGCTGCCGTCCATCGTCGTCACTATCGGCACGATGAGCCTTTTCCGCGGCCTCTCCTTCATCATCCTGGGCGACCAGGCTTTCAAGGGTTACCCGGAAAGCTTCGCCTTCTTCGGTCAGGGCTATGTCTGGTGGGTGGTTTCGTTCGAGCTGGTGCTGTTCCTCGTCTGCGCGCTGCTCTACTATTTCCTCCTGCACCGGACCAATTTCGGACGGCGGGTCTTCGCCATCGGGAACAATCCGGTCGCCTCGCGCTTTTCGGGGGTGAGGGTCGACCGCATCCGCTTTACGCTCTTCTGCCTCACCGGCCTGATGAGCGGCATTGCCTCGGTCCTCCTCACCAGCCGGCTGGGCTCGACTCGGCCCTCGATCGCGCAGGGTTGGGAACTTGAGGTGATCACCATGGTCGTACTCGGCGGCGTCAACATTCTGGGGGGATCGGGCTCGATCCTGGGCGTCGTCATCGCCGCCTTCATCATGGGCCTCGTCACCTTCGGCCTCGGGCTTCTCAACGTCCCCGGCATCGTCATGTCTATCTTCATCGGCGCGCTGCTCATCCTCGTGATCGCGCTGCCGATCGTCTATGGCATGCTCAAGCGGAGCCGCGCGTGA
- a CDS encoding ABC transporter permease: MKTLLRYREIWLSIAIIVLVAGVALRRPTYASPANLLDVFNNTSLLLILAMGQMAVILTRSIDLSMAANLALTGMIVAMINAAFPTFPVPLLLVLAALIGLGLGAFNGVLVWKLNIPAIVVTLGTLTIYRGTTFLVSGGKWVNADQMSADFIGLTRWAFLGLPLLSWFAIAILIAFIVLMTRTNIGRALYAIGINPTAAVYAGIDVGRTKFIAFCLSGAIAGLCGYLWVSRYVIASVEIANGYELNIIAACVIGGVSIAGGIGTAFGAALGALFLGVINSALPVINISPFWQMAISGTAIILAVIFNARSERKHGRIILKSVEGTNG, from the coding sequence ATGAAGACGCTCCTGCGCTACCGCGAAATCTGGCTCTCCATCGCCATAATCGTGCTTGTCGCCGGCGTCGCCCTGCGCCGCCCGACCTATGCCAGCCCCGCCAACCTCCTCGATGTGTTCAACAACACCTCGCTCCTCCTCATCCTTGCCATGGGCCAGATGGCCGTGATCCTCACGCGCTCGATCGATCTTTCCATGGCCGCGAACCTCGCCCTCACCGGCATGATCGTCGCCATGATCAACGCCGCGTTTCCGACCTTCCCGGTCCCACTCCTACTGGTCCTCGCCGCCCTCATCGGCCTCGGGCTCGGCGCCTTCAACGGCGTGCTGGTCTGGAAACTCAACATCCCGGCAATCGTGGTGACGCTCGGCACCCTCACCATCTATCGCGGCACCACGTTCCTCGTTTCCGGGGGCAAATGGGTCAATGCCGACCAGATGAGCGCCGATTTCATCGGCCTCACCCGCTGGGCTTTTCTCGGCCTGCCGCTGCTCTCCTGGTTCGCGATTGCGATCCTCATCGCCTTCATCGTGCTCATGACCCGCACCAATATCGGCCGCGCCCTCTATGCCATCGGCATCAACCCCACCGCCGCCGTCTATGCCGGCATCGATGTCGGCCGCACCAAGTTCATCGCCTTCTGCCTCTCGGGCGCCATTGCCGGCCTCTGCGGCTATCTCTGGGTGTCCCGCTACGTCATCGCCTCGGTGGAAATCGCCAACGGCTACGAGCTCAACATCATCGCCGCCTGCGTCATCGGCGGCGTCTCCATCGCCGGCGGCATCGGCACCGCCTTCGGCGCGGCGCTGGGTGCATTGTTCCTGGGCGTTATCAACTCGGCTTTGCCGGTCATCAACATTTCTCCATTCTGGCAGATGGCCATCTCCGGCACCGCCATCATCCTGGCGGTGATCTTCAACGCCCGCAGCGAGCGTAAGCACGGCCGGATTATCCTCAAGAGCGTGGAGGGGACGAATGGTTAG
- a CDS encoding sugar ABC transporter ATP-binding protein — MTNPTLTLTGITKSFPGVRALNGVSLELYPGQVTALIGENGAGKSTLVKILTGIYQPDAGEIAIDGKPVSLSTAHAAFEHGITAIHQETVLFDEMSVAENIFLGHVPRTRLGLIDWATMRREARAILDDMGAKHIDANMLLKDLGIANRHLVAVARAMSIDAQIVIMDEPTAALSQKEIEDLFVLIDLLREDGKAVLFISHKFDEIYRIADRFTVFRDGEQVGKGFIKDTSQSEIVRLMVGRSVDQIFPEREVKIGAPVLKVSDLSHPTEFDAISFELRKGEILGFYGLVGAGRSEVMQALFGITRPSRGHIALNGKVVDPKSPAEAVDEGIVYVPEERGKQGVVIGMPIFENVSLPSLRRTSQNGVLRLAEEFKLARTYTERLDLRASSLSQDVGTLSGGNQQKVVIAKWLATHPEVIILDEPTKGIDIGSKAAVHQFMGELVAQGLAVIMVSSELPEILGMSDRVVVMREGRMVAEFDNKGLTPETLVRAAAGITEEAA; from the coding sequence ATGACCAACCCCACCCTGACCCTAACCGGCATCACCAAGAGCTTCCCCGGCGTCCGGGCGCTCAATGGCGTGTCGCTCGAACTTTACCCCGGCCAGGTCACCGCCCTCATCGGCGAGAACGGCGCCGGCAAGTCCACCCTGGTCAAAATCCTCACCGGCATCTACCAGCCCGATGCGGGCGAAATCGCCATCGACGGCAAGCCGGTTTCGCTGTCCACCGCCCATGCCGCCTTCGAGCACGGCATCACCGCCATCCACCAGGAAACCGTGCTCTTCGACGAAATGAGCGTCGCCGAAAACATCTTTCTGGGACACGTGCCCCGCACCCGCCTCGGCCTCATCGACTGGGCGACCATGCGCCGGGAGGCCCGCGCCATTCTCGACGACATGGGCGCAAAACATATCGACGCTAACATGCTGCTCAAGGACCTCGGCATCGCCAATAGGCACCTCGTCGCCGTCGCCCGCGCCATGTCCATCGACGCGCAGATCGTCATCATGGACGAGCCGACGGCAGCCCTCAGCCAGAAGGAAATCGAGGACCTTTTCGTCCTCATCGACCTCCTGCGCGAGGACGGCAAGGCCGTGCTCTTCATCTCGCACAAGTTCGATGAAATCTACCGCATCGCCGACCGCTTCACCGTCTTCCGCGATGGTGAGCAGGTGGGCAAGGGCTTCATCAAGGACACCAGCCAGAGCGAGATCGTCCGCCTCATGGTCGGCCGTTCCGTCGATCAGATTTTCCCCGAGCGCGAGGTCAAGATCGGCGCGCCGGTGCTGAAAGTTTCGGACCTCTCCCACCCCACCGAATTCGACGCCATCAGCTTCGAGCTGCGCAAGGGCGAGATACTCGGCTTTTACGGCCTTGTCGGCGCCGGCCGCAGCGAGGTGATGCAGGCGCTCTTCGGCATCACTCGGCCGTCGCGCGGCCACATCGCCCTCAACGGCAAGGTGGTCGATCCCAAATCCCCCGCCGAGGCCGTGGACGAGGGCATCGTCTATGTGCCCGAGGAGCGCGGCAAGCAGGGCGTCGTCATCGGCATGCCGATCTTCGAGAACGTCTCGCTGCCCTCGCTCCGCCGCACTTCGCAGAACGGCGTCCTGCGCCTCGCCGAAGAATTCAAGCTCGCGCGCACCTATACCGAGCGCCTCGACCTGCGCGCCTCTTCGCTCAGCCAGGACGTCGGCACGCTTTCCGGCGGCAACCAGCAGAAGGTGGTCATCGCCAAATGGCTCGCCACCCATCCCGAAGTCATCATCCTCGATGAGCCCACCAAGGGCATCGACATCGGCTCGAAGGCCGCCGTGCATCAATTCATGGGCGAGCTCGTCGCGCAGGGCCTCGCGGTCATCATGGTCTCCTCCGAGCTCCCTGAAATCCTCGGCATGTCCGACCGCGTCGTCGTCATGCGCGAGGGCCGCATGGTGGCCGAGTTCGACAACAAGGGCCTGACGCCCGAAACGCTGGTGCGCGCCGCCGCCGGCATCACGGAAGAAGCCGCATGA
- the rhaS gene encoding rhamnose ABC transporter substrate-binding protein, producing MSFLKKLGITTALAAILLASPAMAQTKIALVVKSLGNGFFDAANKGAEEAAKELGDVEVIYTGPTKATAEAQIEVINSLIAQQVNAIAISANDPDALVPVLKKAMERGITVISFDSGVAPEGRQLHLNPSDTNLIGETIIKLAADYLPDGGDVAILSASSTATNQNAWIEAAKKVLPEKFPKINLVATVYGDDDSAKSTDEAKGLIASYPNLKAIIAPTTVGVVAAAQVVTDQNLIGKINVTGLALPSEFKKFIDNGASQAVALWNPIDLGYSAIYLAHDLAVKGDKAAPGAKLSIGRMGEITLDDTNSAAMAPPFTFDKSNIEEFAKIY from the coding sequence ATGAGCTTTCTGAAGAAACTGGGTATCACCACCGCCCTCGCCGCCATTCTGCTGGCTTCGCCGGCCATGGCTCAGACCAAGATCGCCCTCGTCGTCAAGTCGCTCGGCAACGGCTTCTTCGATGCCGCTAACAAGGGCGCCGAAGAGGCGGCCAAGGAACTTGGCGATGTGGAAGTCATCTATACCGGCCCGACCAAGGCCACGGCTGAAGCCCAGATCGAAGTGATCAACTCGCTGATCGCCCAGCAGGTCAATGCCATCGCTATCTCGGCCAACGATCCGGACGCCCTCGTTCCCGTGCTCAAGAAAGCCATGGAACGCGGCATCACCGTGATCTCGTTCGACTCGGGTGTGGCTCCGGAAGGCCGCCAGCTTCACCTCAATCCGTCCGATACCAATCTCATCGGCGAAACCATCATCAAACTGGCCGCCGACTACCTGCCCGATGGCGGCGACGTCGCCATTCTCTCGGCCTCTTCGACCGCCACGAACCAGAACGCCTGGATCGAAGCGGCCAAGAAGGTGCTCCCGGAAAAATTCCCCAAGATCAACCTGGTCGCCACCGTCTATGGCGATGACGACTCGGCCAAGTCGACCGACGAAGCCAAGGGCCTGATCGCGAGCTATCCGAACCTCAAGGCCATCATCGCCCCGACCACCGTCGGCGTCGTGGCGGCTGCCCAGGTGGTGACCGACCAGAACCTGATCGGCAAGATCAACGTCACGGGCCTGGCCCTGCCGTCCGAGTTCAAGAAGTTCATCGACAACGGCGCCTCGCAGGCCGTGGCCCTGTGGAACCCGATCGACCTGGGCTACTCGGCCATCTACCTGGCCCATGACCTGGCCGTGAAGGGCGACAAGGCGGCTCCGGGCGCAAAACTCTCGATCGGCCGCATGGGCGAGATCACGCTCGACGACACCAACTCGGCCGCCATGGCGCCCCCGTTCACCTTCGACAAGAGCAACATCGAAGAGTTCGCCAAGATCTATTGA
- a CDS encoding DeoR/GlpR family DNA-binding transcription regulator: MHESERHRVILAAVQTRSVATVSDLVEMTGTSEATIRRDIAALHVQGKLRRVRGGAEAVNPPSQGGLMGRPFSVNESINIALKRAIAKAAVDLCKDGEPIIINGGTTTFQMVHYLVNRRLQVFTNSFPIAEHLLHHSKNSVMVQGGTIYREQNIMLSPFDNDVSRHFYARKMFMGCQGLGPHGLMEADPLLVQAELKLISQADELIVLADSSKFSGKSSLLLCGLDRITTVVTDRGIRDEDRQMLETAGVGLIVAETSSQTIAEASPAA; the protein is encoded by the coding sequence TTGCACGAAAGCGAACGCCACAGGGTGATCCTGGCTGCGGTCCAGACGCGGTCCGTCGCAACGGTGAGCGATCTCGTCGAGATGACGGGAACCTCCGAGGCGACGATCCGGCGCGACATCGCGGCTTTGCACGTGCAAGGCAAGCTCCGGCGCGTGCGCGGTGGGGCCGAGGCGGTCAATCCGCCAAGCCAGGGCGGCCTCATGGGCCGGCCGTTCTCCGTCAACGAGAGCATCAACATTGCTCTGAAGCGCGCCATCGCCAAGGCGGCGGTGGACCTGTGCAAGGATGGCGAGCCGATCATCATCAATGGCGGCACCACCACCTTCCAGATGGTGCATTACCTGGTGAACCGGCGCCTGCAGGTTTTCACCAACTCGTTCCCGATCGCCGAGCACCTGCTGCATCATTCCAAGAACTCGGTGATGGTGCAGGGCGGCACGATCTATCGCGAACAGAACATCATGCTCTCGCCCTTCGACAACGACGTGTCGCGCCACTTCTACGCGCGAAAAATGTTCATGGGCTGCCAGGGGCTGGGACCGCACGGGTTGATGGAGGCCGACCCGCTGCTCGTCCAGGCCGAACTCAAGCTCATCAGCCAGGCGGATGAACTGATCGTCCTGGCGGATTCGTCAAAATTTTCCGGAAAGTCGAGCCTGCTGCTTTGCGGACTCGACCGGATCACCACGGTCGTCACCGACCGCGGAATCCGCGACGAAGACCGGCAGATGCTGGAAACGGCGGGCGTCGGGTTGATCGTGGCGGAGACGTCTAGCCAGACTATCGCGGAGGCGTCACCGGCCGCCTGA